One window of the Cryptomeria japonica chromosome 7, Sugi_1.0, whole genome shotgun sequence genome contains the following:
- the LOC131035322 gene encoding disease resistance protein Roq1 codes for MASSSWSHQQKQEFNAFSAIEFDGKRRTVYESSRLYDVFINHRGPDVKQTLATQLYNSLEQLGIRAFLDSEEKELGNSILSTIETAIRSAKVHIAIFSKRYAESAWCLAELVLMSESKAKIIPVFYEVKPSDLRRIETGVYAEAFIKYEEKGRYLEKLREWKETLHSVSFIAGEEFNGDCENIVATVQKEVQRKNSLHVATHPVGLNNLAEDFERRCLDELVQDFENQCRLEEGNYNSKIVGIFGMGGSGKTTLAKELFNRKISDYSRASFLFDVREASMRSQLPSLQCKLLKDLFQYHNLSFTSTEEGVNYLKDSFERSPYLSLLIVVDDIDHVEQLNALPVMDILNKSGNSLVIVTTRDVGVLTSAGIKVSYNLKAMGRNNGRELFCWHAFGQPHPFSGYENLVDSFVDLCGGLPLSLQVLGRHVHGRNEDYWSLELTKVSKMLPRDIKERLKISFDALDAEEKQIFMDIACFFIGKSKNIAENIWEGSGLNAKHALGTLKDKCLLEEIECNNTFRMHDHLRDLGREIAHELRPPHRLWRTQDLKSLESMGFKTILGKTNIRCFHSIFDESMGSQVTFFLGQPDTCLETSASLLWLQLEGNSGEQPCIPSWIPVQNLQGLKIKSGQLKTLWENRIQAPCQLKELQISETSLEEFPDLFGISKDNLKNGGNSSTVQTHMAGLEKLELEMSGEKFVSNVLISGFHYPSLKSIKFHGMENLMEVNLRRVETLDSLDIANCKKLKRLTGTSDLTNLVLLNISQCPDLEFDDLLLRGMKCLESITFDRNVKLKYFELDGCENLKRVDFGCEELVVLNIRNCPELVELPYFEGSTSLERIIIDGCGIQDLRFYGCQNLRSVSGNFELKKLYINSCPQLEEFPGFARLTFLEEFEIDSCEKLQIISGVEELLALQWMNLSYCSNAVIRNYINKLKSIPSSFTCVIGRAADGAESSLNEDIFSQVDISVHAITGIVAEFAIETSDDEGCDEEVSDDEGCDDEESDDEVCDDESVPMFRRAADGVESSLNEYQFSDSDVVTEFLPQIGTQKSDDELEKLQGLRAAVIVCFLVVVEGDDEYDYDDDDDCRFKVREGEWIITMVGCDYWNCFHFKRIEHVLRRYRILKKGFRVEVMKGEEWKIVRVLHTIVDRLHHL; via the exons ATGGCATCTTCTTCTTGGTCTCACCAGCAAAAACAGGAGTTCAATGCTTTTTCTGCAATAGAATTTGACGGCAAAAGGAGGACAGTATATGAATCTTCAAGACTGTATGATGTGTTCATCAACCACAGGGGACCTGATGTAAAACAAACTTTGGCTACTCAGCTTTACAACTCTCTTGAGCAGTTGGGAATACGGGCGTTTCTCGATTCGGAAGAGAAGGAACTTGGTAATTCCATTCTTTCTACTATTGAGACTGCCATCCGCTCTGCTAAGGTACACATTGCCATCTTTTCCAAAAGATATGCAGAGTCAGCTTGGTGCTTGGCGGAGCTGGTTCTCATGTCTGAAAGTAAGGCCAAAATTATTCCCGTGTTTTATGAAGTGAAACCTTCAGATCTCCGCCGCATAGAAACGGGAGTATACGCTGAAGCATTCATTAAATACGAAGAGAAGGGCAGGTACCTGGAGAAGCTTAGGGAGTGGAAGGAAACCCTTCATTCTGTTTCATTTATTGCTGGGGAAGAATTTAATGG TGACTGTGAAAACATAGTAGCAACAGTGCAGAAGGAAGTACAAAGGAAAAACTCTTTACATGTTGCCACACATCCAGTAGGGCTTAATAATCTTGCAGAAGATTTTGAAAGGAGATGCCTTGATGAACTTGTACAAGATTTTGAAAACCAGTGCAGACTTGAAGAAGGGAATTATAACTCTAAGATAGTTGGCATATTTGGTATGGGTGGATCAGGAAAGACGACTCTTGCAAAAGAATTGTTTAATCGAAAGATTTCAGATTATTCAAGAGCAAGCTTTTTGTTTGATGTGCGAGAGGCGTCTATGAGAAGCCAATTACCTTCTTTGCAATGCAAGCTTCTCAAGGATCTCTTCCAATATCATAATCTCAGTTTTACGAGTACAGAGGAAGGAGTAAACTATCTGAAAGATAGTTTTGAGAGGAGTCCTTATTTAAGCTTACTGATTGTTGTAGATGACATCGATCATGTAGAACAATTAAATGCTCTACCAGTAATGGATATACTAAATAAATCTGGCAATAGTCTTGTTATTGTCACAACCCGTGATGTTGGGGTGCTTACAAGTGCAGGGATTAAAGTCAGTTATAATTTAAAGGCTATGGGTAGAAATAACGGGAGAGAACTCTTCTGCTGGCATGCCTTTGGCCAACCCCATCCATTTAGTGGGTACGAGAATCTGGTTGACTCCTTTGTAGACTTGTGTGGAGGGTTGCCTCTGTCTCTTCAAGTTTTGGGCAGGCACGTTCATGGTAGAAATGAGGATTATTGGAGCTTAGAATTGACTAAAGTTAGTAAGATGCTGCCTCGGGACATAAAGGAAAGGCTCAAAATAAGTTTTGATGCATTGGATGCTGAAGAAAAACAAATTTTCATGGATATTGCTTGTTTTTTTATAGGCAAATCGAAAAATATAGCCGAAAATATATGGGAGGGATCAGGATTGAATGCTAAGCATGCACTAGGAACACTCAAAGATAAGTGTCTTCTAGAAGAAATAGAATGTAATAACACATTTAGAATGCATGACCACCTGAGAGACTTGGGAAGAGAAATAGCACATGAGCTCAGGCCTCCTCATCGCCTATGGCGTACTCAAGATCTGAAATCTTTG GAATCAATGGGTTTCAAAACCATACTTGGCAAAACCAATATCAGGTGTTTCCATTCCATTTTTGACGAATCCATGGGTTCTCAAGTTACGTTCTTTTTAGGTCAACCAGATACTTGCCTTGAGACGTCGGCTTCCTTACTATGGCTCCAGCTTGAGGGCAATTCTGGAGAACAACCATGCATCCCTTCATGGATTCCTGTTCAAAATTTGCAGGGTTTGAAAATCAAAAGCGGACAACTCAAAACGTTGTGGGAGAACCGTATACAG GCACCCTGTCAGTTGAAAGAGCTGCAAATTTCTGAAACCTCCTTGGAAGAGTTTCCAGATTTATTTGGCATATCAAAAGATAATTTAAAAAATGGAGGAAATTCCAGTACTGTTCAGACCCATATGGCTGGCCTTGAAAAGCTAGAGTTAGAGATGAGCGGAGAAAAATTTGTATCCAATGTATTGATTAGTGGATTTCATTATCCCAGCCTTAAGTCAATTAAGTTTCATGGCATGGAAAATCTTATGGAAGTGAATTTAAGGAGGGTAGAGACACTAGATAgtcttgatattgcaaattgtaaAAAACTGAAAAGATTGACAGgaacatctgatcttacaaatctTGTCCTGTTAAACATTAGTCAATGCCCAGATCTTGAGTTTGACGACTTGCTTCTCAGGGGTATGAAGTGTCTGGAGAGCATAACATTTGATAGAAATGTAAAGTTGAAATATTTTGAGTTGGATGGTTGTGAAAATTTGAAAAGAGTTGATTTCGGTTGTGAAGAGCTTGTAGTATTAAACATTCGGAACTGTCCAGAGCTTGTGGAATTGCCATATTTTGAAGGTTCAACTAGTCTCGAGAGGATTATAATTGATGGATGTGGGATCCAGGATCTTCGATTTTATGGATGCCAAAATTTGAGAAGTGTATCAGGTAACTTTGAGCTGAAAAAGTTGTACATTAATAGTTGTCCTCAGCTTGAAGAGTTTCCAGGTTTTGCCAGACTGACCTTCTTGGAGGAGTTTGAGATAGATTCTTGTGAGAAGCTGCAGATTATATCAGGTGTTGAAGAGTTGCTTGCATTACAATGGATGAATCTTAGTTATTGCAGCAATGCAGTAATACGGAATTACATTAATAAGTTGAAG AGTATACCGTCAAGTTTTACGTGTGTGATTGGAAGAGCAGCAGATGGAGCGGAGTCAAGTTTAAACGAAGATATATTTTCTCAGGTTGATATTAGTGTCCATGCAATTACTGGCATTGTAGCTGAATTCGCTATCGAAACCAGTGATGATGAGGGCTGTGATGAGGAGGTCAGTGATGATGAAGGCTGTGATGATGAGGAGAGTGATGATGAGGTCTGTGATGATGAG agTGTGCCAATGTTTCGAAGAGCAGCCGATGGAGTAGAGTCAAGTTTAAATGAATACCAGTTTTCTGACTCTGATGTAGTGACTGAGTTTCTTCCTCAAATTGGCACACAAAAAAGTGATGACGAGTTGGAAAAATTGCAAGGATTGAGGGCAGCAGTTATTGTATGTTTTCTGGTTGTAGTTGAAGGCGATGATGAGTATGACTATGACGATGACGACGACTGTCGCTTCAAGGTCCGTGAAGGAGAATGGATCATTACAATGGTTGGATGTGATTACTGGAATTGCTTTCATTTCAAGAGAATTGAACATGTGTTAAGGAGGTATAGAATACTGAAGAAGGGGTTTAGGGTAGAGGTGATGAAAGGTGAAGAGTGGAAAATTGTAAGAGTGTTACATACAATTGTTGATAGACTACATCATTTATGA